From the genome of Phaenicophaeus curvirostris isolate KB17595 chromosome 6, BPBGC_Pcur_1.0, whole genome shotgun sequence, one region includes:
- the ZNF804B gene encoding zinc finger protein 804B isoform X3: MFKDYAEKEKAAAKALEDVKANFYCELCDKQYHKHQEFDNHINSYDHAHKQRLKDLKQREFARNVASKSWKDEKKQEKALKRLHQLAELRKQSECITGNGPLLKAPRLVMEKQQSPDGIFLYKGNKFTASSQRISMNERQGFSSSVLEKQQLVISSHESPAERPHVLGNQVSQLFLDSTNTSQRAGVSFSFSKKVPLKLESSASVFSENSEEGNDCSEPPNPKTKQAPEGCCSGTLLEDDMKASLDKGPSITQDQMDLDNSASSHVAAKPQFLKENYKIREIEEKVSVHPSFSKGKIQLSNLDFSGSLRETEQESKFNEPQQLLEAFISPSCQASNFSTQPNTYKHSNAHLSDQLPGLPQQPEPHMACTSNINHSPRVVKQERSLESSKITSENMEKLPRETMVKEVNTQTLPFLHVVSKDGTTALQWPTELLLFTKTEPCISYGCNPLYFDFRLSLNHRDGKQHETKKASCKECSINKTADENEASGLIKHKQMSKEQDNQSLKPKKMKVSLNPRKAKQKAHSDTGKEMNENGQKYIADYLNENLPKVPAYLDVSKQDYVTEKTVHTTTLRRPLKHHFHNCERIKHNIRNESISFSAFMSRIKKSKAAKCHVIYSKEKHENQNDCRSIQDVASCSSDISDSGKDSSGSFFSYKSSSNSRYSENEGCGSYTRCWRFLSPQKSSFDRHSSYSDTSVSSTSSYTSYSSPTSNNHSRNHLLFCCKRKAKTAERHKCKHRKHKCIFTSENIDKDYLCHSRSHRTRNCTQRGTIKYQRCSRHKVFQHRDRSKHNRHRHWHCSKVHRSRSYHSSRSSSARDSRSSEISSSSRLSRGSSSGSFFKEINCDNKTEEGTERGSNTKLRKAETAHYNALNVNGQSKSFAACPSESLAKDICGKRKSLTAKLLLERVQSKKTQEKMHNSERFSNTCGVELKDHSQSHFAIQFSASVDDSAMLPLPEKLLSIGKNDMGHNKINSLKTSVKKNSFEASEITSVALSTGTDYDHCLFNDIIQIGTGYQSPSIKRNTAIKEQSNLFISEVQPFIQSCDSVPNDFPGAFPSNRYSVVANSTETKEELHGINMDSNLAEGTSDSLCNNAMQKYNDTVSDPEVYSKSASPPLTQQPVTFSPEEVDKYRLLQLQAQQHMQKQLLAKHLKVLPAPGPAASSATPAAPALPAQQHATVTTIHHTLLQHFALSASVHPHGSHLSLTHLHPLTQAQFAPISLSPLVPALIPTHPALLTGHPLHLISATPLHPSPLTFPTLPHTAYIPTLFTPHLNAATPSAIHPNPLIHPLFQGQEPHHHSCSSQNQQFPTIKEVFSVSSYLN, translated from the exons GACTATGCTGAGAAGGAGAAAGCTGCAGCCAAGGCTCTGGAGGATGTGAAGGCCAACTTCTACTGTGAACTATGTGACAAGCAGTACCACAAACACCAGGAATTTGACAATCACATCAATTCTTACGACCATGCTCACAAGCAG AGATtgaaagatttaaaacaaaggGAATTTGCTCGAAATGTGGCTTCAAAGTCATGGaaagatgagaagaaacaggaaaaagcacTCAAGCGGCTCCACCAGCTTGCAGAGTTACGGAAGCAGTCAGAATG CATCACTGGGAATGGACCATTGCTTAAAGCCCCCAGATTAGTCATGGAAAAGCAGCAATCACCAGATGGCATTTTCCTGTACAAGGGCAACAAGTTCACAGCCAGTTCTCAAAGAATCAGCATGAATGAAAGACAAGGATTCTCCAGCAGCGTACTAGAGAAACAGCAGCTTGTCATAAGCAGCCACGAGTCCCCTGCTGAAAGACCCCATGTACTTGGAAATCAAGTCTCACAACTGTTTCTAGATAGCACCAATACTTCTCAAAGGGCAGGAGTGTCTTTCTCATTCTCTAAAAAAGTCCCTTTGAAACTTGAGTCCTCGGCATCAGTCTTCAGTGAGAACTCTGAAGAAGGAAATGATTGTAGTGAACCCCCCAACcctaaaacaaagcaagctcCTGAGGGCTGTTGTTCTGGCACACTTTTGGAGGACGACATGAAAGCAAGCTTAGATAAAGGGCCTTCTATCACACAAGACCAAATGGATTTGGATAACAGTGCATCAAGTCATGTAGCTGCAAAGCCACAATTTCTAAAGGAAAATTATAAAATTagagaaatagaagaaaaggtCAGTGTTCATCCTTCATTTTCCAAAGGCAAAATACAGCTTTCAAATTTGGATTTTTCTGGTTCACTTAGAGAAACAGAGCAAGAGAGCAAATTCAATGAGCCTCAGCAACTGTTAGAAGCTTTCATTTCACCTTCATGCCAAGCTAGCAACTTTTCTACACAGCCGAACACCTACAAGCACAGCAATGCCCACTTGTCTGACCAGTTACCTGGGCTCCCACAACAGCCAGAACCGCATATGGCATGTACAAGCAACATTAATCACAGTCCTAGGGTAGTAAAACAAGAAAGATCTTTGGAGAGTTCAAAAATCACAAGTGAGAATATGGAAAAACTTCCAAGAGAGACCATGGTTAAGGAGGTTAATACCCAGACATTGCCTTTCCTCCATGTAGTGAGCAAAGATGGCACCACTGCTCTGCAGTGGCCCACAGAATTACTTTTGTTTACAAAAACTGAGCCCTGTATTTCATATGGCTGTAATCCATTGTATTTTGACTTCAGACTCTCTTTAAATCACAGAGATGGTAAACAGcatgaaacaaagaaagcaagctgtAAAGAGTGCTCTATAAATAAGACTGCAGATGAAAATGAAGCCTCAGGTTTAATAAAACACAAGCAAATGTCAAAAGAACAAGATAATCAGTCACTGAAACCAAAGAAGATGAAAGTTTCCCTAAATCCAAGAAAGGCCAAGCAAAAAGCTCATTCAGAcacagggaaagaaatgaatgaaaatggtcAAAAATACATTGCAGATTATTTGAATGAAAATTTACCCAAAGTGCCTGCTTACCTTGATGTCTCAAAACAGGATTATGTGACAGAAAAAACTGTTCATACAACAACACTGAGAAGACCTTTAAAGCATCATTTTCATAATtgtgaaagaataaaacataacattagaaatgaaagcatttccttttctgcttttatgtcTAGGATTAAAAAGTCTAAAGCTGCAAAATGTCATGTAATTTATTCTaaggaaaaacatgaaaaccaaAATGACTGCAGATCCATTCAAGATGTGGCCAGCTGCAGCAGTGACATAAGTGACAGTGGAAAAGACTCTAGCGGAAGTTTCTTTAGTTATAAGTCCAGTTCAAACAGCAGATATTCAGAAAACGAAGGATGTGGAAGTTATACAAGATGCTGGAGATTCCTGTCTCCTCAAAAGTCCTCCTTTGACAGACATTCCAGCTATTCTGACACTTCAGTTAGCAGTACAAGTAGTTACACGAGCTACTCGAGTCCCACATCGAACAATCACAGCAGAAatcatttgcttttttgttgtaaaagaaaagccaagacAGCTGAAAGGCACAAATGTAAACACAGAAAGCACAAGTGTATTTTCACTTCTGAGAATATAGACAAGGATTATCTTTGTCATAGTAGAAGCCACAGAACAAGAAACTGTACACAGAGGGGCACAATTAAATATCAAAGGTGTTCAAGACATAAAGTTTTTCAACACAGAGACAGATCTAAACACAACAGACATAGACATTGGCATTGTAGCAAAGTGCATAGAAGTAGAAGCTACCATAGTTCCAGAAGTTCTTCCGCCAGAGATTCAAGAAGCAGCGAAATATCATCTAGTAGCAGACTATCAAGAGGCAGCAGTTCAGGATCCTTCTTTAAAGAGATTAACTGTgacaacaaaacagaagaggGCACAGAAAGAGGTTCTAACACCAAACTGCGAAAAGCTGAAACTGCACATTACAATGCTCTGAATGTGAATGGTCAATCAAAAAGCTTTGCTGCCTGCCCTTCTGAAAGCCTGGCAAAAGACATATGTGGAAAGAGAAAGTCGCTGACAGCCAAGTTGCTTTTAGAAAGAGTGCAGTCCAAGAAAACCCAGGAAAAAATGCACAATTCAGAGAGATTTTCAAACACTTGTGGGGTTGAACTGAAGGATCACTCGCAAAGTCACTTTGCTATTCAGTTTTCAGCATCAGTGGATGACAGTGCAATGTTACCTTTGCCAGAGAAACTGCTAAGCATAGGTAAAAATGACATGGGGCATAACAAAATCAATTCACTGAAAACCAGtgtgaagaaaaacagctttgaaGCCTCAGAGATAACTAGTGTTGCTCTTTCAACAGGCACTGATTATGATCATTGTCTTTTTAATGACATCATTCAAATAGGAACAGGCTATCAGAGCCCAAGCATAAAAAGGAACACAGCAATAAAGGAACAATCCAATCTCTTCATTAGTGAAGTGCAACCCTTTATACAAAGCTGTGACTCAGTACCAAATGATTTCCCTGGTGCTTTTCCCTCTAATAGATATTCTGTTGTTGCTAATTCAACAGAGACCAAAGAAGAACTACATGGTATAAACATGGACTCGAACTTGGCAGAAGGCACTTCAGACTCTCTTTGCAACAATGCTATGCAGAAGTATAATGACACAGTAAGTGACCCAGAAGTGTACAGTAAATCCGCCTCCCCTCCTTTAACGCAGCAGCCTGTCACATTTTCACCAGAGGAAGTAGACAAATACAGGTTGTTGCAGCTGCAAGCCCAGCAACATATGCAGAAACAGCTTCTGGCAAAACACCTGAAAGTTTTGCCTGCCCCAGgaccagctgcctcctctgcaacaccagcagctcctgccctccctgctcagcAACATGCTACTGTCACCACCATCCACCACACGCTGTTGCAACACTTTGCTCTCTCAGCATCTGTACATCCCCATGGCAGCCATCTCTCTCTGACACACCTCCACCCTCTCACTCAGGCACAATTTGCACCCATATCACTTTCACCCTTAGTGCCAGCCCTAATTCCCACGCACCCTGCTCTGCTGACAGGACACCCACTGCACTTGATCTCTGCCACTCCTCTCCACCCTTCCCCACTGACCTTCCCCACACTGCCACACACTGCCTATATCCCAACCTTGTTTACACCACATCTGAATGCAGCTACACCTTCTGCTATACATCCAAATCCCTTAATTCATCCATTATTTCAAGGGCAAGAGCCTCATCACCATTCTTGCTCCAGCCAGAACCAACAGTTTCCTACAATAAAAgaagttttcagtgtttctaGCTATTTAAACTAG